CGCTATGGAAAGCAGGGTATGATGTTTGCAAACCCCTGTTTTGTTCAATATATTTGATTGTTCATGAATCATGAACCATTGTAAATTTTGAACAAATGAAAGGTGGTGAAACTTTACAAACTGCTATCCGGAACTTCAATAGCATAACTGGAATAATGATTAAGGAAAATAAAGATAAAAAGGGTAATACTGTTGCAACGATCAACAACGGACTGAAGGCATGGACATTTGAGGTGTTGATTAAAAATGAAATCCGCGACATTCATTTGCCCTCTATTTTAGCAGAACTTGGAACTGCTGTTAAAGCTCGTTTATTAGTATGTCAATACATTCCTAAGCCAGTAAAAGAAAAACTGAAAAATCTCAACATTAATTACCTAGACGCAGCCGGGAACTGTTTCATTAAACAAGCTGAATTGTTTTTTTATATCACTGATCAGGCTGTAACCCCTTTCCGGAAAATGGAACAAGGCAAAATATGGAAACAGGCTGGGGTGAAATTTCTTTTCGGAGTTCTTTTGTACCCTGAGTTATTAAACAAGCCCTACCGTCAAATAGCGGAGTTAACTAATGTTTCGCTGGGTAACATCGGACCCTTTATAGAGGAATTAAAAGAAGAGGGATTTATTATCAACGGTAAAAACAATGGAAACGATTGGCTATATCTTGAGCACAAAGAACGTTTGCAAAAAAGATGGATAGAGGCTTATTGCACGACATTGCGGCCCAAATTATTAAAAGGGAACTTTCGCTTTTTGCGTAATGAAGACCGGAATAATTGGAAAAATCTGCCAATTGACCAGTTCTATTGGGGAGGCGAAGCTGCCGGTGCATTGTTCACTAATTATTTGCAACCAGAATTGTTCACTATTTACACCAAGCTGCCGGATACAACCATTATGCGAAACTTAAGATTGGTGCCGGATAAAGGTGGTGAAATTGAATTAGTAGAGCCCTTTTGGAACGATGCTTTACTCTTGCAATTAGGTATTCCTCCCACTATAGTTCCTCCCCTGCTGGCCTACACCGAACTCATTACCAGTATAGATAGCCGAAATCAAGAAACTGCAGCACGAATTAAACAACAGTACCATGAGCAATTTTAACCCAGTACTTCATCCGGAGTTTGTACGCTCCGAAAGGTTAAAAAGATGCTCGACAATGATACATTGCTTATTGATCGCATATCGGCTGTTCTTCAAAAACGACCTTTAGAAACCTGGCAGGCACTATTAGAAGGGCTTAGGGATGCGTAGTAGCACTAATGTAACTAATAACTCTGTTCACGAAACGTGAACATTCTGTGTGCATGGAAGGATTGGGCTTTGAAAACAGGAGAGCAGTAAAAACAAAAGGCCATCTCTTAGTTTTTCAAACATAGGAGACAACCTTTTATTTTATTGTTGCGCACCCGGATTTTAATTAACGATCAAAATCTGAGTGAGTTATTCGTAAGTCGATTTTTGTCAGTAATTTCTCAACAACAATCTAACTTTAATTACTCGCTATATCTTGAGTCTCTCTGACTGCTGTTTTATATTTTTTACCTTTTAATTCAGTATTATGGAAAGAAGTTTCAGTCTGTGTTTTTTGTTTAAAAATTAATTCTAACACAAACCAGCATAAGGTTAAGGTCCCTATTCCAAAAATAGAATCGCCAATTGCCCTCATCCATTTTAAGGTTATCATTGTTGGATGTTGCATTAATTCGGCGGAACGTGCATACCACATACCATGCTCAATGCTTTCAAGGGCCTGCCATACGCCTACTGGAAGTAAACTTAAGATCGCCATTAAAAACAGTCCCATATTTATTGACCAGAAGGTAAATTTCAATAACTTGTCATTCCATGCAAGATGGCGATACATACTTCTAAGAACAAATAGCATCAAACCAATACCAAGCATTCCGTATACTCCAAATAAAGCTGTGTGACCATGCAATGGAGTTGTATTTAATCCTTGTACATAATAAAGTGCAATTGGAGGATTGATTATAAAACCGAATACTCCGGCTCCTAAGAAATTCCAGAATGCAACTGCAATCATGAAACGGATTGGCCATTTATAATCAGCAAGCCATTTTGAAGATTTTGACAATCTATAGTTATGGTAAGCCTCAAATCCCATTAATGTCAATGGAACAACTTCCAAGGCGCTGAAAGTAGCGCCAAGGGCCATCACCGCTGTTGGCGTTCCTGTAAAATATAAATGGTGAAAAGTTCCAATTATCCCTCCAGACATGAAAACGATCGTTGACATTAACACACTTAAGGTAGCGGTTTTGGTTTTTAACAATCCTAGTCTAACGAAAAGAAACGCAATTACTACAGTGGCAAAGACCTCAAAAAATCCTTCAACCCATAAATGCACTACCCACCATCTCCAATACTCGGCAATAGCCAGGTTAGTTTGGCGGCCCCACATTAAACCTGCACCATAAAACATTGCTATGGCGGTACAAGAAATCAAGAATAAAATAATCATGTTTCTTTCTTCTACCTTCCTTTTCAAGAGTGGTATTAAAGGTCTTATCATTAATGCCAGCCATACGAAGAGCCCTACAAATAAGAATAATTGCCAGAATCTTCCCAGGTCCACATATTCATACCCCTGATGCCCGAACCAAAAGTTATCAATAAGGTTAAGTTTCTGCATCACTCCCATCCACTGGCCTATCATAGATCCTACTACGATAATCAGTAAAGCGATAAACAAGAAGTTAACACCAAAAACCTGAAATTTAGGGTCCTTCCCTCCAACTGCAGGTGCGATATACAAACCTGTTGCAAGCCATGCAGTAGCAATCCAAAATATAGCTAACTGTGTATGCCATGTTCTTGTTACCGAATAAGGAATAATCTCTCCGAGCGGGATGCCAAAGAATCCATCTCCTTCAACACCATAATGAGCTGTAATTACGCCTAATACGACTTGCAAAACAACCAGCAGACTTACTACAAAAAAGTACTTTTTAACAGCAATCATTGAAGGAGTTAGCTTTTCCCTGATAAGTGGATCTTCAGCTGGCACTGGCAAAGACTCCTCTTCTCCAGACCGAACATGATGGAAAACCATTACGCCTACACAAAATAACAAGAGGATGATACTTACTCCCGACCATGCCAATAAATCTTTAGTAGGACCATTTCCAACCAAATCATCAGCCGGCCAGTTATGTGTATAAGAAACAGCCGAACCAGGCCTTTCGGTAACTGTAGCCCATGTTGCCCAAAATAAAAATGCGTTTAATTTTTTAAGACGCTCCTGATCTTTAATGGAGTTTTTAGGAATCGCGTAATGCTCCCGTAACTTATCAAATTGGGGATCATTCGTAAATAATCTTGAGTAATAATCGCTTAACGAATTAATTGCCATTTCCCGATCCGAGGAAACAGTTATAGTTTTATTTTCAGGATGGTAAGTGTTCTTCCTTAAGTCTTTTTGAAGTTTAGCCTTTAAAAAGGCTTTATTCTCCTCGTTTAAGTCGTTATAATTAACTTCATAATACTTTTGAGCCCATTTATCAAGTATAAATACGGCCTCACGATGCAACCAATCTGCAGTCCAGTCTGGTGCAACGTACGATCCATGCCCCCAAATAGATCCAACTTCCTGTCCGCCGATACTCTGCCATACATTCTGTCCTTCTTTAATTTCCACACCTGTAAATATCACCTCGCCATTGGTTGTTATGATTTTTTCAGGAATTGGAGGCGCCTCCTGATAAATTTTTATACCATAATAACCAAGTACGGCAAAGGAAAGGCCCATTACTATTGCAAATAATAGCCATAATCGTTTTACGTTGTTCATTTTAGTTTTAGTTTATTATTTCGGATAAAATTGTCCTTTATTGCCTCAAATGTATGAACGGAAATAATAAAAGACAAAAATATCTTTTATTATTCAGGCGGTCAGAAACAAAAACGGCAGCAATTAATTGCTACCGTTTAATATTTTAAAATTTCGAGAATTTCAGCTATCAAATTCTGTTGCGGACTTACTTCGTTTGAGTTAGAGGCACTACACGCAATGTATCTGTTCTTTGCTCAATCAGTTTGATCATATCTCCTTCAATTCTAAATTTACCCACACCTGCAATTTCCCACCGATCAGCTTTACTCATGTCACAATCAAAGTAGGTGTAGTTCACCAAAATCGAATCTCCATTGTACCTTAGATTAATAGAATCGAACTGGCGAAACCAATGAGTCCCATAAGAAACAAAATACCCGTTATTAATTTGCTTCAACAATTTGGGCTCCTTTCTGAACCAATAATTGAGAAAGCTCAATTGTTTGTTAGATCCCTGGTAACCAAAATCCAAAGCATCAATTAACAGGTTTTTAATTCCTGAATAATTGGTATTGGGCTCACCGTCGGCAATTGCATAGTCAGCACCTGCCACTCTGCTGTAATAACCCAAAACGGCTCTTACCGGCTTAGGACAAGTATATACATATTCTGTATTTACTATAATGGTCATCAACGAGTCTCTCAACTGTGGTACGAAACGGTTTTGCAACCAAAGAATTTGTTTAAACCCTTCATTAGTCACACCAGGATCCTTCACCCATTCCAGATCCTTATCCGGCTCTACCTGAGTAAAACTTTCTTTTAAACTTACTGAATCAATCCGTTCGGTTTTGGGATCGATAAAACCTCCTTTCAATTCCCCATTCATCAAATCAGCATTCATCTCATGCTTCAACCCCTTTTCTAATAAGACTTTGGCTTTAAGATGTCCCTTTTCATCAATTTCACCTTCAATAGGAATTCGTTTGCCACTTTTTTTCACAACGGCAATTCCTTTTACTTTGCCCTCTTTAGCTGAAAGACTAACAAAAACTTCTTCTCGTTTATTGATTTTTCCCGAAAATGATTTTTTAAAGTTTAATTGTTTAGAACCGCTATAGGCAGAAACGTTTTTCTTTGGCTGTTCTTCTTTTTCATGAATAACAGCGTTAGATTTTTCATTTTTTAAACACGATGAGAGCGAAAAAATTAGAACAACGAGCAAAAATAACCGAGCGTTCTTCATAAATGTACCTTATGAACTTATTGTGGCTAAAATAACAAAATATATTAACCAGATACAACAAGTTCATTTAAAATACTTTATCAAGAAGTAAATGAAATGAAAATTAGACAAAAATATTTGTCAAACTATAAATTTGAGTTAACAAAAATAACCATTAACAAAACCGTTCTGTATTTAATTAGCCTGCTTATAAAGCCCAAATTCTGAAAGTGAAGGATTTAACCTTGAAGCCACAATGCGTAAACGAACTTTATCACTCGTTACAGGCTCAAAACGAAGCAAACGCTTATAACCAATGGTGGTTCCTTCTGTTATTTTTTCCCAAGCTTTGCCATTCCAGCTTTCAAACACAAATCTTTCAACCCTTTGACCAATTTCAATGTTTTCCTGAAGGCATAGTACATCAAATGTCTTAGTTCCTTTAAGTTCAAATTCCAAAATAGCCGTTGTATCTCTTACGGGTGCAATCCAAAAAGTATTGTACTTTCCATCAAGCATTGCGTTTGTGTTTTTATTACTTGAAGCTTTTATAATGGCATTCTGAACCAAATTAAGCTTAAATGTCTGATCGCGAAGCTGCTTCCAACCTCGTAAAGATTGAACATCGTTCTCATTTATCAATCCTCTTTTATCCGGTGGAATATTCAGTAACAAAACAGAGTTTTTACCTACTGAGTTGTAATAAATATCAAATAGTTTTTCAGGCGTTTTTACACTTTTATCTTCTCCTGAATGATAAAACCAACCTGGTCGGATTGAAACATCTGTTTCAGCAGGATACCAAACCAAACCTTTTGCTTTTAAGATCTTCTCTCTGCTTCCTAAGTCATTACCCATCATATCTCCCTGAGGCTTGAAAGCTATAGCCTGTTGTGAATTTGCGGCAATTGCCGATTGATCCAAATTATTGGCAGGTACCACGCTCCACTCTGTTTCTCTGCCATAACCGGTTTCTGTACCCACCCAACGAACATCAGGTCCCATAATAGCAATTGTTGCTGCCGGTTGTAATTTCCGAATGAGCTTATACCAACGATCAAAATCATAAACTTGTTTTTTGCCATTGGGCCCTTCTCCATTTGCCCCATCAAACCAAACTTCATCCACCCTGCCGTATTGAGTTAACAGTTCGGTTAATTGATTTACGAAGAAATCGTTGTATTCTTCAGAACCGTATAACGGAGAATTCATATCCCAAGGTGAAAGATACACTCCAAAACCAACCCCTAATTCTTTACAGGCATTGGCAACTTCCTTTACAACATCTCCTTTACCGTTTTTCCAAGGACTACTTTTTACAGAATGCGAGGTATACTTACTAGGCCAAAGGCAAAACCCATCATGATGCTTGGCTGTTAAAATTACCTGCTTTATACCAGCTTCCTTAGCCACTCTTACCCATTGTTTAGCATCCAGTTCAGAGGGATTAAATATTGCAGGATTTTCTTTACCCGTTCCCCATTCTTTACCGGTAAAAGTGTTTACTCCAAAATGAAAAAATGCTGTCAACTCCAATTGCTGCCAACGTAACTGCGAAGCCGTAGGAGTAAGCGTTGCTGCTTTTTGAATTATTGTTTTTTCTAAATCGGAAGATTCAATTATCGCGAAATTATTCTTTTGTTGAGCTACAACTGTTACACTGATAAACAATGAGAGTAATAAAAATGGTTTCTTCATTTATTGGATAAATTATGATAACAACATTAGTTGTTTAACTTCATTCGAATCGTAATTAGCACATTCCAAGCTGCTTTAAAAACTTCGATATTATCAAACTATTAAAATATTTTGTCAAGCTTCAGTGATTATCAATATCGCAGAAAATCCTTCCTACCTAAAATACTTTGACCTTAATCCATAAGCCTTTTTACTAAGATCAAATTAATACCTATTGAAAATCAGAAGTATATTGCATTACAAGGTACATTGCCGTAACATATACATTGCATAACAATTTTGTTACCACAAATATTCATTTTGCCTGCAACCTCGCTTATACATTTGACGTCAGAAACATCAACACAATACTTACCGGTCGCGAACAGTAAGCAAAAAACAAGAAGAAAGAACTACTAACTAACAACACACAACAATGAGAACACTATTTACCTTTGCGCTTTTTGTATTAACTATATACAGCATTTCTACCTATGCGCAAACCTCTACCTCCACCACCGGAATTACCCGAATATATGGAGCAGTGAAATCATCAGATAATAAACCTGCGGAGTTTGTTACCGTGGCACTTTTACGAGCATCTGATTCTGTATCTGTAAAAGGATTAACGACTGATGAATCCGGAACCTTTGAATTTCTAAAAGTAAAAGCAGGAAAATATCTACTTGCAATAAGTTCATTTGATTATCAACGTTATACTTCGCAACCATTTGAAATTAAAGCTAACGAAATTGAAAAGGAGCTTAACGACATTGCTTTAACTAAAGCTGTTAAAACTTTAAATGAAGTAACTGTTACCAGCACTCGTCCTCTAATTGAGCAAAGGCTAGATAAAACAGTTTTAAATGTTGAAAACAGCATTGTAAGTGAAGGAGGAACTGCTATTGAGGTACTTCAACGGGCTCCAGGCATTACTGTTGATAACGACGGCAATGTAAGCTTAAAAGGTAAGCAAGGAGTTATGATTTTAATTGATGGCAAACCTAGTTATTTATCAGGCGCTGAACTTACCGAAATGCTTAAAAGCATGTCATCAAGCACTATCAGCACGGTTGAAATAATGACTAACCCACCGGCAAAATATGATGCTGCTGGAAATGCCGGCATAATCAATATCAAGCTTAAAAAGGGAAGCAATTCAGGCTTTAACGGAACTTTCACAGGCTCGTTTGGCCGTAGCGAATATAGCAAAGGCAACACTGGAATCAACGTTAACTTCCGTCAGAAAAAGTTTAACTTATTTGGCAGTTACAACTACAGCAACAGGGTGAACATGCAAAACCTTGAACTAGAGCGTAATTTCTATCAAGAAAACAGCTCTGATTTGAGTCATATTATCCGTCAACATGCAAGCATGAATAAGCCATCAAACAATAACAGCATCAAGGCTGGTATTGATTTATACTTAAATGCCAAAAACACCCTTGGTTTTATGGTAAATGGAAGTATTGGTACTTGGGAAAGCAAAAACCCAACATCGGCAATGCAGCTTAATCCAAACTTACAGCTCAACAGCACTACTTTTGCACAAAACCGAATTGCAGAAAACTGGAATAATTTTACCTATAATACTAATTACAAATTGAATATCGATTCCAGCGGAAAGGAACTTACTGCCGATGTAGATTTTGCCCGAAACATTTATGGCTCAAATCAATCTTATAATACCAGCTTTTATGATTCGGAAGGTAAACCTGACCAAGATCGTCCCCAAATTATTCAGAAAGGCATTATTCCGTCAAAAGCTACAATTATAGCAGCCAAAACCGATTATATTCATCCACTTAACAAGACCTTAAAATTTGAAGCAGGCTTAAAAACCAGTTTTGTTACTACAAAAAATGCCATTGATTATTTCAACCAAAATGTTGGTTCAGAATGGGTTCATGACATTAGTACTTCTAACAAATTTGACTACAAAGAAAACATCAATGCTGCATACATCAATTTTAACAAAGAGTTTAAAAAACTCAGCATTCAATTAGGATTAAGAGCAGAACAAACTCGCAGCCAGGGTTATGAAAGGCATATTGAACTTGACGGAACCACTGCCGACTCATTGGTTAAACGCAATTACTTGCAGTTATTCCCTACAACTTTTGTAAAGTACGAACTTGACAAAAACAACACATTACAAGCTTCATTCAGTCGTCGTGTAGAACGTCCTGATTATGAGAACCTGAATCCGTTCCGTAACCAAATTGACCCATATACTTATCAAAAAGGGAACCCATACTTAAAACCTGAGATCAGCCATATTTTTGAAGTAAGCCACGTTTTAAAAGGAAAGTACACCACCACTATTAACTACAACCGCACTGTGGATGTTATAACTGAATTCACCGGAAAAGGTGATGAAGAAAATTCAGTTTATGTAACCAAGGCGAACTTAAGCACACAAGATAATTACGGAGTTAGTTTTAGCATACCTGTCACTTTTACAAATTGGTGGAATGCCAATGCTTATGCAAATGCCTTTTATAATAGATTTAAAGGTGTTGATGTTGCCGGAAAATTAGACAGAAAAGGAAGTGGATTTAATTTTAATGTGCAAAACAGCTTTACTTTTGGAAATGGTTTTAAAGCCGAATTAAATGGGTTTTATAATTCAAAAATGCTATACGGCCAGTTCGACATTGCCCCAATATGGATGATATCTGCCGGTATTCAGAAATCCATTTTGGATAAAAAAGGATCCATCAAGTTAAATGTTAACGACATTTTCAACAGCCAGCAATTTCATGCAAAAGTTAAAAACGCTGAAATGGATCTTGACATCATAAACAAACGTGATAGCCGCGTTGCAACCTTGTCATTCTCCTATCGATTTGGAAACACCAAAATGAAGACATCACAACGCAACAGCACCAGCAGCGAGGATGAAAAGAACCGTACAAAGCAAGGTCACGACTAACGGATTTCCTCCCTAAAACCTACAAGGCTACCCTAGGGTGGCCTTTTTTTGTAAAGTAAAAAACACAGCTAAGATCACTAAACAGACCATTAACAAACTGACTATCTTTACTTTAGAACTTTTTTCTTATATTTTCATAATTAATCAAACAAATCTATAGTTATGAAAAAAGCTCTACTCCTCATTTCCACATTTATCCTTATTACCAATCTTGCTTTAGCACAATTTACCTTAAAAGGCAAAGTAACCGATAAACAAGGTAATCCCCTGATCGGCGTAAGCGTTCAAGAAAAAGGCACCTCTCATGGTGCTAAAACAAATAACGATGGTAATTACTCTTTTAAATGCGGATCGAAAACTGCAGTCATTACATTTTCGTTACTCAGTTATATCACTCGTGAAGAGTTACTGAACAACAGAGAGACTCTTAACGTCTCATTGGAAGAAAGCACCAGTTCTTTAGCAGAAGTGGAGATTGTAGGCTCACGTAACCTTAAACGTTCTGTAACAGACACTCCTGTACCGGTTGATTTAATTCCTGTATCCAAACTGGCTAATGCCACAGGTATGATTGATATTAATACGGTATTACAATATGCGGCACCCTCTTTCAATGCCAACAGGCAAAGTGGCTCAGATGGCGCCGATCATATTGAACCAGCCACACTAAGAGGCATGGGCCCTGACCAAACATTAGTATTAATCAATGGTAAAAGAAGACATCAGTCTTCATTAGTCAACCTATATGGCAGTCGCGGCCGAGGCAATACCGGCACCGATTTAAACGCAATTCCTTCTGCCGCAATTGAGCGTATTGAAATTTTACGTGATGGAGCTAGCGCACAGTATGGTTCTGATGCAATTGCCGGAGTAATTAACATTGTCTTAAAACAAAACGTTGATGAGTTTGATTTCAATTTTATTGCTGGTGCTAACAGCACTGGCTATGGAAATTCTCTTGAATCAGGCTCAGGAAAGATATTAAGCACTGAATGGGATGGCCAACAATACAATGCCAATGCAAACTACGGATTCAAAATAGGTCAAAAAGGTGGTTTTATGAATATTACAGGGGATATAGATCATAAAGATAAAACCTACCGTCCTAACTATAATACGCTCTATCCTGATAATTTCCGTGCTCAATTTGGAGATGCATCCTATACCAATTTTGGACTGATGCTTAACAATCGAGTTCCAATCAAAACCAAAAGTGAATTCTATTTTTTTGGTGGATTTAACAAACGAAATGGTGATGCATTTGCATGGACACGTGATCCTGAAAGTGAACGGAATGTTATTTCCATTTATCCCAATGGATTTGATCCACATATTGAATCAACTATTACCGATTATTCAGGCTCTGCCGGCATACGAACAAAACTAGGGCTATGGAATGCTGACTTTAATGCTACCTATGGCCGAAATCGCTTTGAGTACGATGTAACAGGGACATTAAATGCATCTCTTGAAGCCGCTTCCCCAACCAGCTTTGAAGCAGGTGGTTTTGCCCTGGGCCAACTAAATCTCATCGCTAACTTCAACCGTTCGTTTGAAAAGGCCTTAAATGACAACGACATTAACCTGGCCTGGGGTGTTGAATACCGAAATGAACAATATAAAATTTTTGCAGGCAATGAAGATTCATGGAGGCAGTATGGTCCTGTGGTGTTCAGGACAGATTCCGTGTTTGACGATAGCAATAATTTTGTTCGAGTAGATACAACCTTCCGACCGGGAGGATCACAAGGATTTCCGGGATTTCAGCCGAAAGATGAAATTTCTCAAACCCGAAACAATATAGGAGGATACATCGATGCTGAATTTGATCTTACAAAAGCATTAATGATTGCCGCAGCAGTTCGTTTGGAAAACTATAGTGATTTTGGATTTACAGCTAATTTTAAAATTGCCAGCCGTTATAAAATACTGGAGCAATTAAATGTACGGGGGTCATTCAGTTCAGGATTCAGGGCTCCCTCTTTACCACAAATTTCTTTCAGCTCTACATTTACCAACGTTGCCGCCGGTCAAATTGTTGATCAGGTTATAGCCCCCAATAATAGTGAGATTGCCCGTCAGGTTGGTATTCCGGAGTTAAAAGAGGAAAAGTCTCTGAATGCCAGTTTGGGCTTCACTGCCAAACCACTGAACAACTTATCTTTTACTGTTGATGGTTATTGGGTACAGGTGAAAGACAGAATTGTACTAACTGGTTTATTCGGAAGTGACGATGATGTCATTGGTCCTATTCTGGAAAGCCTTAATGTAGGCGCTGCTCAATTTTTCACTAACGCAGTTGATACGCGTACTATGGGGCTCGATGTGATTGCAGCGTACACAGCTAACATTGGTAACAGTATATTAAATACAACATTGGCAGCCAACTTTAACGACATGAGGGTGGACGAAGTTCATACCACTCCTGAATTAGCAGGAAAAGAAGACACCTATTTCGGACCAAGGGAAAGAAGCTTTTTACTTGCTTCTGCACCTCCCTATAAAATCAATTTAAGTTTTGATTATCGCGTAAAAAAGTTCAACGCTTTTCTTCGATTTAACCAATTTTCAGGGGTGGATTTAACTAATTGGAATGATGTAATTGATAGCTATTCTGCTAAATTAACTACCGACCTATCGTTGGGTTATACCTTTAATAAATATGTGAATATTACCTTTGGGGGAAATAATATTTTTGATGTCTATCCTTCACACCAAGACCCAGGTCTGACAGAAAGCGGAGGAATGTGGGATGCTGTTCAAATGGGTTTTGGAGGTGCCTATTTCTTTGGCCGGATAGGTATTAAATTTTAGCTCCAATTTTCCAAATAATATATCAAGCAGAGAGGCTGTCTCCTACATTTGACAAAGCAAACATAGGAGACAGCCTCTTCTGCATTCTTTACTAGAATTTATTTATTAGGCTGCGGCGTGTATCGCAAATATGGTTTTACAATTCTATGTCCCTTTGGAAAACGGGCAGGAACCTCTTCTGTTGGAATTGAATTTACAATGATGCAATCTTCACCATCCTTCCAATCCACTGGAGTTGCCACGCTGTGGTTGGCTGTTAATTGCAATGAATCAATAACACGCAAAATTTCCTGAAAATTTCTCCCTGTTGATGCAGGGTATGTTAAGGTTAACTTAATTTTTTTATCAGGACCAATAACAAAGACTGATCGCACTGTTAATGTATCAGAAGCATTAGG
Above is a window of Solitalea lacus DNA encoding:
- a CDS encoding type IV toxin-antitoxin system AbiEi family antitoxin, whose product is MKGGETLQTAIRNFNSITGIMIKENKDKKGNTVATINNGLKAWTFEVLIKNEIRDIHLPSILAELGTAVKARLLVCQYIPKPVKEKLKNLNINYLDAAGNCFIKQAELFFYITDQAVTPFRKMEQGKIWKQAGVKFLFGVLLYPELLNKPYRQIAELTNVSLGNIGPFIEELKEEGFIINGKNNGNDWLYLEHKERLQKRWIEAYCTTLRPKLLKGNFRFLRNEDRNNWKNLPIDQFYWGGEAAGALFTNYLQPELFTIYTKLPDTTIMRNLRLVPDKGGEIELVEPFWNDALLLQLGIPPTIVPPLLAYTELITSIDSRNQETAARIKQQYHEQF
- a CDS encoding nitric-oxide reductase large subunit, translated to MNNVKRLWLLFAIVMGLSFAVLGYYGIKIYQEAPPIPEKIITTNGEVIFTGVEIKEGQNVWQSIGGQEVGSIWGHGSYVAPDWTADWLHREAVFILDKWAQKYYEVNYNDLNEENKAFLKAKLQKDLRKNTYHPENKTITVSSDREMAINSLSDYYSRLFTNDPQFDKLREHYAIPKNSIKDQERLKKLNAFLFWATWATVTERPGSAVSYTHNWPADDLVGNGPTKDLLAWSGVSIILLLFCVGVMVFHHVRSGEEESLPVPAEDPLIREKLTPSMIAVKKYFFVVSLLVVLQVVLGVITAHYGVEGDGFFGIPLGEIIPYSVTRTWHTQLAIFWIATAWLATGLYIAPAVGGKDPKFQVFGVNFLFIALLIIVVGSMIGQWMGVMQKLNLIDNFWFGHQGYEYVDLGRFWQLFLFVGLFVWLALMIRPLIPLLKRKVEERNMIILFLISCTAIAMFYGAGLMWGRQTNLAIAEYWRWWVVHLWVEGFFEVFATVVIAFLFVRLGLLKTKTATLSVLMSTIVFMSGGIIGTFHHLYFTGTPTAVMALGATFSALEVVPLTLMGFEAYHNYRLSKSSKWLADYKWPIRFMIAVAFWNFLGAGVFGFIINPPIALYYVQGLNTTPLHGHTALFGVYGMLGIGLMLFVLRSMYRHLAWNDKLLKFTFWSINMGLFLMAILSLLPVGVWQALESIEHGMWYARSAELMQHPTMITLKWMRAIGDSIFGIGTLTLCWFVLELIFKQKTQTETSFHNTELKGKKYKTAVRETQDIASN
- a CDS encoding alpha-L-fucosidase — encoded protein: MKKPFLLLSLFISVTVVAQQKNNFAIIESSDLEKTIIQKAATLTPTASQLRWQQLELTAFFHFGVNTFTGKEWGTGKENPAIFNPSELDAKQWVRVAKEAGIKQVILTAKHHDGFCLWPSKYTSHSVKSSPWKNGKGDVVKEVANACKELGVGFGVYLSPWDMNSPLYGSEEYNDFFVNQLTELLTQYGRVDEVWFDGANGEGPNGKKQVYDFDRWYKLIRKLQPAATIAIMGPDVRWVGTETGYGRETEWSVVPANNLDQSAIAANSQQAIAFKPQGDMMGNDLGSREKILKAKGLVWYPAETDVSIRPGWFYHSGEDKSVKTPEKLFDIYYNSVGKNSVLLLNIPPDKRGLINENDVQSLRGWKQLRDQTFKLNLVQNAIIKASSNKNTNAMLDGKYNTFWIAPVRDTTAILEFELKGTKTFDVLCLQENIEIGQRVERFVFESWNGKAWEKITEGTTIGYKRLLRFEPVTSDKVRLRIVASRLNPSLSEFGLYKQAN
- a CDS encoding outer membrane beta-barrel protein; translated protein: MRTLFTFALFVLTIYSISTYAQTSTSTTGITRIYGAVKSSDNKPAEFVTVALLRASDSVSVKGLTTDESGTFEFLKVKAGKYLLAISSFDYQRYTSQPFEIKANEIEKELNDIALTKAVKTLNEVTVTSTRPLIEQRLDKTVLNVENSIVSEGGTAIEVLQRAPGITVDNDGNVSLKGKQGVMILIDGKPSYLSGAELTEMLKSMSSSTISTVEIMTNPPAKYDAAGNAGIINIKLKKGSNSGFNGTFTGSFGRSEYSKGNTGINVNFRQKKFNLFGSYNYSNRVNMQNLELERNFYQENSSDLSHIIRQHASMNKPSNNNSIKAGIDLYLNAKNTLGFMVNGSIGTWESKNPTSAMQLNPNLQLNSTTFAQNRIAENWNNFTYNTNYKLNIDSSGKELTADVDFARNIYGSNQSYNTSFYDSEGKPDQDRPQIIQKGIIPSKATIIAAKTDYIHPLNKTLKFEAGLKTSFVTTKNAIDYFNQNVGSEWVHDISTSNKFDYKENINAAYINFNKEFKKLSIQLGLRAEQTRSQGYERHIELDGTTADSLVKRNYLQLFPTTFVKYELDKNNTLQASFSRRVERPDYENLNPFRNQIDPYTYQKGNPYLKPEISHIFEVSHVLKGKYTTTINYNRTVDVITEFTGKGDEENSVYVTKANLSTQDNYGVSFSIPVTFTNWWNANAYANAFYNRFKGVDVAGKLDRKGSGFNFNVQNSFTFGNGFKAELNGFYNSKMLYGQFDIAPIWMISAGIQKSILDKKGSIKLNVNDIFNSQQFHAKVKNAEMDLDIINKRDSRVATLSFSYRFGNTKMKTSQRNSTSSEDEKNRTKQGHD